In a genomic window of Bradyrhizobium sp. LLZ17:
- a CDS encoding malonyl-CoA decarboxylase, whose protein sequence is MANAFFSDLLATISERGRTLLRRDSADTKQDADGLIELCGALLSGRGEASGTAMAREVLDLYQDLDAAGRRAFFEALVRDFGPDRERLAKAIETWRAQPGDEDASALHFASEPRRQELIRRLNRAPGGTGDLVKMRADLLGMMNGHADLAALDRDVSHLLSSWFNRGFLVLRRIDWSTPANILEKIIRYEAVHEISDWDDLRRRIDPVDRRCYAFFHPAMVDEPLIFVEVALTETIPGAIAPLLAVDRQLVPIERARTAVFYSISNTQRGLGGISFGSFLIKQVVEELRRELPRLDNFVTLSPVPGFMPWIKQDKDLPLTDEDRELLKRLDEPKWFEDAEAAALLRSVVEPLAAYYFLKARTPKGRLIDSVARFHLGNGARLERINWLGDVSPKGLRESAGIMVNYLYRLEDIEKNHEAYANDGEVVASSAVKKLLKGDGRRLLDMRLS, encoded by the coding sequence ATGGCCAACGCCTTCTTCTCCGATCTGCTTGCCACCATCTCCGAACGTGGCCGCACGCTGCTGCGCCGCGATTCCGCGGACACAAAACAGGACGCCGACGGGCTGATCGAGCTCTGCGGCGCGCTGCTGTCGGGCCGGGGCGAAGCCTCCGGCACGGCCATGGCACGCGAGGTGCTTGACCTCTACCAGGATCTCGATGCGGCCGGACGCCGCGCCTTCTTCGAAGCGCTGGTGCGCGATTTCGGCCCGGACCGGGAGCGTCTGGCCAAGGCGATCGAAACATGGCGCGCCCAGCCCGGCGACGAAGACGCGAGCGCGCTGCATTTCGCCTCGGAGCCGCGGCGGCAGGAACTGATCCGCCGCCTCAATCGCGCGCCCGGCGGCACCGGCGATCTCGTCAAGATGCGCGCCGATCTGCTCGGCATGATGAACGGGCACGCCGATCTCGCCGCGCTCGATCGCGACGTGTCGCATCTGCTCTCTTCGTGGTTCAACAGGGGGTTTCTCGTGCTGCGCAGGATCGACTGGTCGACCCCGGCCAACATCCTCGAAAAGATCATCCGCTACGAGGCCGTGCACGAGATCAGCGACTGGGACGATCTGCGCCGCCGCATCGATCCGGTCGACCGCCGCTGCTACGCCTTCTTTCATCCGGCGATGGTCGACGAACCCTTGATCTTCGTCGAGGTGGCACTGACCGAGACCATCCCCGGCGCGATCGCACCGCTGCTCGCGGTCGACCGCCAGCTGGTCCCGATCGAGCGCGCGCGCACCGCCGTGTTCTATTCGATCTCCAACACCCAGCGCGGCCTTGGCGGCATCTCCTTCGGCAGCTTCCTGATCAAGCAGGTGGTCGAGGAGCTGCGCCGCGAATTGCCAAGACTCGACAATTTCGTGACGCTGTCGCCGGTGCCCGGCTTCATGCCGTGGATCAAGCAGGACAAGGACCTGCCGCTGACGGACGAGGACCGTGAACTGCTGAAGCGCCTGGACGAGCCGAAATGGTTCGAAGATGCGGAGGCCGCCGCGCTGTTGCGCAGCGTCGTCGAACCGCTCGCCGCCTACTATTTCCTGAAGGCGCGCACGCCGAAGGGGCGCCTGATCGACTCGGTCGCGCGCTTCCATCTCGGCAACGGCGCACGGCTGGAGCGCATCAACTGGCTCGGCGATGTCTCGCCCAAGGGCCTCCGGGAGTCGGCGGGCATCATGGTCAACTACCTCTACCGCCTCGAAGACATCGAGAAGAACCACGAAGCCTATGCCAATGACGGCGAGGTCGTGGCCTCGAGCGCGGTGAAGAAGCTGCTGAAGGGCGACGGGCGACGACTG
- a CDS encoding helix-turn-helix transcriptional regulator, whose protein sequence is MLPMTVLDKPILREVRSNHRSPAGVHLVARDYPRGLRLDPHMHREAQLVYAAKGTMQVTTPKGRWLVPPDRAVWVPAGLEHAIDVLADIEMRTLYFDLPWLEREQRYDGLAREFVVRVSPLLHQAILALFDSRNTEARTELLVRLVMLELHQAEDSATFVPLPREPRCRRAAMIVLDDPTGLHDIDTLAREVGTSARTLSRLFSSETQLSFKSWCQRARVAAAIRRISTDANVSVKQLAAQLGYASVPAFSAAFRRVTGRTPREFAGKG, encoded by the coding sequence ATGCTGCCAATGACTGTCTTGGATAAGCCAATCCTCCGGGAGGTCCGGAGCAACCATCGCTCCCCGGCGGGCGTACACCTGGTCGCGCGCGACTATCCCAGGGGACTGCGGCTCGATCCGCACATGCACCGCGAGGCGCAGCTGGTCTATGCCGCGAAGGGCACCATGCAGGTGACGACGCCGAAGGGGCGCTGGCTGGTGCCACCGGACCGCGCGGTCTGGGTCCCGGCCGGACTCGAGCACGCCATCGACGTGCTCGCCGACATCGAGATGCGCACGCTGTATTTCGACCTGCCCTGGCTGGAGCGCGAGCAGCGCTACGACGGCCTCGCCAGGGAGTTCGTGGTGCGGGTGTCGCCGCTGTTGCACCAGGCGATCCTCGCGCTGTTCGATTCACGCAACACGGAAGCGCGCACCGAGCTGCTGGTGCGCCTGGTGATGCTGGAATTGCACCAAGCCGAGGATTCCGCAACCTTCGTGCCGCTGCCGCGCGAGCCGCGCTGCCGGCGCGCCGCGATGATCGTGCTCGACGATCCGACCGGCCTGCACGACATCGACACGTTGGCGCGCGAGGTCGGAACCTCCGCGCGCACGCTGTCACGGCTGTTCTCGAGCGAGACGCAGCTGAGCTTCAAGAGCTGGTGCCAGCGCGCAAGGGTTGCGGCGGCGATCCGGCGGATATCGACGGATGCCAATGTCTCGGTGAAGCAGCTCGCCGCCCAGCTCGGCTACGCCAGCGTGCCGGCTTTTTCGGCCGCTTTCCGCCGGGTGACCGGGCGGACGCCGAGGGAGTTTGCCGGGAAGGGGTGA
- a CDS encoding MFS transporter, producing MNSPGRVIGFVNAGHFIDHYAMLIFAAAVIIMGPALGMAYSELLPYATPGFIAFGAGSLLTGWLGDRWSRRHMMLIFFIGIGLAMISVGLVQTPPQLGIALFAIGIFASIYHPVGTAMIVSYAEKLGREMGLNGVWGNLGVASSALVTGVIGQYFGWRLAFIVPGAVTVLIGLVFAISVVHEDRKGSKQAAAQARVAKQDMWRVILSLLIVVIAISTTFNAVTVALPKLFAERLADLTKSPALLGVIAACVYVFGAMTQYTIGRLLDRYSLKTVALPLSFMLAPFLYLAASLSNLPLILVSIGIVMGAFGQVTVNDAMVGKYTSEEWRSRAYAVRYFVGFTAAGASVGLVAWLYEQGGFVTMLHAFAGLCLLAIAAAIILPREIRTPQAA from the coding sequence ATGAACAGCCCCGGCCGGGTGATCGGCTTCGTCAACGCAGGCCATTTCATCGACCATTATGCGATGCTGATCTTTGCCGCCGCCGTCATCATCATGGGGCCGGCGCTCGGCATGGCCTATTCGGAACTGCTGCCTTACGCCACGCCGGGCTTCATCGCCTTCGGCGCGGGCTCGCTTTTGACCGGCTGGCTTGGCGACCGCTGGAGCCGCCGCCACATGATGCTGATCTTCTTCATAGGCATCGGCCTTGCCATGATCTCGGTCGGCTTGGTGCAGACGCCGCCGCAGCTCGGTATTGCTTTGTTCGCGATCGGCATCTTCGCCTCGATCTACCATCCCGTCGGCACGGCCATGATCGTGTCCTATGCCGAGAAGCTTGGCCGCGAGATGGGGCTGAACGGCGTCTGGGGCAATCTCGGCGTCGCTTCGTCCGCGCTGGTCACCGGCGTGATCGGGCAATATTTCGGCTGGCGCTTGGCCTTCATCGTCCCCGGTGCCGTCACGGTCCTGATCGGCCTCGTCTTTGCGATCAGCGTCGTGCACGAGGACCGCAAGGGCTCGAAGCAGGCCGCCGCTCAGGCGCGGGTCGCCAAGCAGGACATGTGGCGCGTGATCCTGTCGTTGCTGATCGTCGTCATCGCGATCTCCACCACGTTCAATGCCGTCACTGTCGCGCTGCCAAAGCTGTTCGCGGAGCGGCTCGCCGATCTCACCAAAAGCCCGGCATTGCTCGGCGTCATCGCGGCCTGCGTCTACGTGTTCGGCGCGATGACGCAGTACACGATCGGCCGGCTGCTCGACCGCTATTCGCTGAAGACGGTGGCGCTGCCGTTGTCCTTCATGCTGGCGCCGTTCTTGTATCTGGCGGCGAGCCTGTCCAATTTGCCGCTGATTTTGGTGTCGATCGGCATCGTGATGGGCGCGTTCGGGCAGGTCACGGTCAACGACGCCATGGTCGGCAAATACACCAGCGAAGAATGGCGCTCGCGCGCCTATGCGGTGCGCTATTTCGTCGGCTTCACCGCCGCGGGCGCGTCCGTCGGCCTGGTCGCCTGGCTGTACGAGCAGGGAGGCTTCGTCACCATGCTGCACGCCTTCGCCGGCCTGTGCCTGCTGGCGATCGCCGCCGCCATCATCCTGCCGCGCGAGATCAGGACGCCGCAGGCGGCGTGA
- a CDS encoding efflux RND transporter permease subunit — MISKFFIERPVLSNVIALLMILIGGVALFNLAISQYPDVVPPTVQVTTRYPGASAKTVIDTVALPIEQQVNGVEDMLYMQSYSASDGTYTLTVTFKIGTDLNFAQVLVQNRVSSALSQLPTSVQNQGVTVQKKSTSILLFVTLTSPDSTFDSLYLSNYATINLRDELSRLPGVGNVTVFGAGQYSMRIWLDPNKLQARGLVPQDVIQAIQQQSQQVSAGQVGAPPTPPGQAFQYTLNVNGRLDDTSQFENIIVKSGTSGDVTRVRDVGWVELGAQTYSQIFSLNKQPAVGIGVFQSPGANALQVEQAVEKKMAELAKAFPQGMKYDTPFDTTKFVQASVHEVYTTLIEAGLLVLVVILVFLQDWRAMLVPATTVPVTIIGAFAAMAALGFTINMSTLFAIVLAIGIVVDDAIVVVEGAAHNIEQGMNGHDAAIKAMDQLFAPIVGITLVLISVFLPASFLAGLTGRIYSQFALVIAATALLSAINAATLKPTQCALWLRPTVPPEQRNFFYRGFNAIYNRVERGYIRLIGVLVRHATVSVAVALVLIAIGGYGLSRVPTGFLPIEDQGYLIAAVQLPDGASLERTQKVLDRASELIKDTAGVQQVITIAGISALDSSASLANAGVAYIILKDWGARKGPGEDLRSLVFGLNDKLATIMEARTLVLPPPPIQGIGNAAGFSMQVELRDGNSDFAKLQAITGAMVSNAQSQSALQRVSSSFRSSVPQFNVEIDRIKTQTLHVTTDQVFSALSTYLGSSYVNQFNKFGRVFQVYTQADPAFRVTERDIANMMVRNQNGDMIPIGTVATITPVTGPSLISLYNLYPSSTIVGLPAQGYSSGQSLQLMEEIADKTLPPGTGFEWTAMSYQEKAVSSQIYWVFGLAMLLVYFVLAGQYESWYAPISVILAVPLSLIGPMLILNGLKIDNNLYCQIGLILLIALSAKNAILIVEVGLELHGRDGKPVAESAIEAARARFRPILMTSFAFILGVVPLVIATGAGASARKSIGITVFSGMLASTCLAVLFVPAFFVVVQRFENWRASRKTPEAQPVAGVKT, encoded by the coding sequence ATGATCTCAAAATTCTTCATCGAGCGGCCGGTCCTCTCGAACGTCATCGCGCTCCTCATGATCCTGATCGGTGGCGTGGCGCTGTTCAATCTCGCGATCTCGCAATACCCGGACGTGGTGCCGCCGACAGTGCAGGTCACCACGCGCTATCCCGGCGCCAGCGCCAAGACCGTGATCGACACCGTTGCGCTCCCGATCGAGCAACAGGTCAACGGCGTCGAGGACATGCTCTATATGCAGTCCTACAGCGCGTCCGACGGCACCTATACCCTGACCGTAACCTTCAAGATCGGCACCGACCTCAACTTCGCGCAAGTGCTGGTGCAGAACCGCGTCTCCAGCGCGCTCTCCCAATTGCCTACGTCCGTGCAGAACCAGGGCGTCACCGTCCAGAAGAAGTCGACCTCGATCCTGCTGTTCGTGACGCTGACCTCGCCCGACTCGACGTTCGACAGCTTGTATCTGAGCAACTACGCGACCATCAATTTGCGCGACGAGCTGTCCCGCCTGCCCGGCGTCGGCAACGTCACGGTGTTCGGCGCCGGCCAGTATTCGATGCGGATCTGGCTCGATCCGAACAAGCTCCAGGCCCGCGGTTTGGTGCCGCAGGACGTCATCCAGGCGATCCAGCAGCAGAGCCAGCAGGTGTCGGCGGGCCAGGTCGGCGCGCCGCCGACACCGCCGGGTCAGGCGTTCCAGTACACGCTCAACGTCAATGGCCGGCTCGACGATACCAGCCAGTTCGAGAACATCATCGTCAAGTCTGGCACCAGCGGCGATGTCACGCGGGTGCGCGATGTCGGCTGGGTCGAGCTCGGCGCGCAGACCTATAGCCAGATCTTCTCGCTGAACAAGCAGCCCGCGGTCGGCATCGGCGTGTTCCAGTCACCCGGTGCCAACGCGCTCCAGGTCGAGCAGGCCGTCGAGAAGAAAATGGCGGAGCTCGCCAAGGCCTTCCCCCAAGGCATGAAGTACGACACCCCGTTCGACACCACGAAATTCGTGCAGGCCTCGGTGCATGAGGTCTACACGACGCTGATCGAAGCCGGCCTGCTCGTGCTGGTGGTGATCCTGGTGTTCCTGCAAGACTGGCGCGCGATGCTGGTGCCGGCGACGACCGTCCCGGTGACCATCATCGGCGCGTTCGCCGCGATGGCGGCGCTCGGCTTCACCATCAACATGTCGACGTTGTTTGCGATCGTGCTGGCGATCGGCATCGTGGTTGACGATGCCATCGTCGTGGTCGAAGGCGCCGCCCACAATATCGAGCAGGGCATGAACGGCCACGACGCCGCGATCAAGGCGATGGACCAGCTGTTCGCGCCGATCGTCGGCATCACCCTGGTGCTGATCTCGGTGTTCCTGCCGGCCTCGTTCCTGGCCGGCCTCACCGGGCGGATCTACTCGCAATTCGCGCTGGTGATCGCCGCAACCGCGCTGCTGTCCGCCATCAACGCGGCGACCCTGAAGCCGACGCAATGCGCGCTCTGGCTGCGGCCGACGGTACCGCCGGAGCAGCGCAACTTCTTTTACCGGGGCTTCAACGCGATCTACAACCGGGTCGAGCGGGGCTACATCCGGCTGATCGGGGTCCTGGTCAGGCACGCCACGGTGTCGGTTGCGGTTGCGCTTGTCCTGATCGCGATCGGCGGCTACGGCCTGTCGCGGGTGCCGACCGGCTTCCTTCCGATCGAGGACCAGGGCTATCTGATCGCCGCGGTGCAGCTGCCCGACGGCGCCTCGCTGGAGCGAACGCAAAAGGTGCTCGACCGGGCCAGCGAACTCATCAAGGACACGGCGGGCGTCCAGCAGGTCATCACCATCGCCGGTATCTCCGCGCTCGACAGCAGCGCGAGCCTTGCCAATGCCGGCGTCGCCTACATCATCCTGAAGGACTGGGGCGCGCGCAAAGGCCCCGGCGAGGACCTGCGCTCACTGGTGTTCGGGCTGAACGACAAGCTCGCGACCATCATGGAGGCGCGCACGCTGGTGCTGCCGCCGCCGCCGATCCAGGGTATCGGCAACGCCGCCGGCTTCTCGATGCAGGTCGAGCTGCGCGACGGCAACAGCGATTTCGCAAAGCTCCAGGCGATCACCGGTGCGATGGTCTCCAACGCGCAGAGCCAGAGCGCGCTGCAGCGCGTGTCGTCCTCGTTCCGCTCTTCGGTGCCGCAGTTCAACGTCGAGATCGACCGCATCAAGACCCAGACCCTGCACGTGACGACGGACCAGGTGTTCTCGGCGCTGTCGACCTATCTCGGCTCGTCCTACGTCAACCAGTTCAACAAGTTCGGCCGCGTATTCCAGGTCTATACCCAGGCTGATCCGGCGTTCCGCGTCACCGAGCGCGACATCGCCAACATGATGGTGCGCAACCAGAACGGCGACATGATCCCGATCGGCACCGTCGCTACGATCACGCCGGTCACCGGCCCATCGCTGATCAGCCTCTACAATCTCTATCCGTCGTCGACCATCGTCGGCCTGCCGGCGCAAGGCTATTCGTCGGGGCAGTCGCTGCAGCTGATGGAGGAGATCGCGGACAAGACGCTGCCGCCGGGCACGGGCTTCGAATGGACCGCGATGTCGTATCAGGAGAAGGCGGTCTCGAGCCAGATCTACTGGGTGTTCGGGCTCGCGATGCTGCTGGTCTATTTCGTGCTCGCCGGCCAGTACGAGAGCTGGTATGCGCCGATCTCGGTGATCCTCGCGGTGCCGCTGTCGCTGATCGGGCCGATGCTGATCCTCAACGGCTTGAAGATCGACAACAATTTGTATTGCCAGATCGGCCTGATCCTGCTGATCGCGCTGTCGGCCAAGAACGCGATCCTGATCGTCGAGGTCGGGCTCGAGCTGCACGGCCGCGACGGCAAGCCGGTCGCGGAATCCGCGATCGAGGCGGCGCGCGCCCGCTTCCGTCCGATCCTGATGACGTCGTTCGCCTTCATCCTCGGCGTGGTGCCGCTGGTGATCGCGACCGGCGCCGGCGCCAGCGCGCGCAAGTCGATCGGCATCACGGTGTTCTCCGGCATGCTGGCCTCGACCTGCCTTGCGGTGCTGTTCGTGCCGGCCTTCTTCGTGGTGGTGCAGCGGTTTGAGAACTGGCGCGCGTCGCGGAAGACACCGGAGGCGCAGCCGGTGGCAGGGGTGAAGACCTAA
- a CDS encoding efflux RND transporter periplasmic adaptor subunit produces MTRSNLTSPVRRERQWRQIGRLAAVAAIVALAGCEDKNSFVAPPPPKVDVAIPVQRPVTRYVEATGNTAPIKSVDLVARVQGFLQSIDYQDGTFVKQGTQLFTIEPETYKLKLDQAQAAEAGAQASLKQAEADFKRQSDLVQRQAVSQATLDTSTSTRDNAQANLQQAQANTRLAEVNYGYTKVVAPFDGIVSAHMVSIGELVGVASPTQLATIVAMEPIYVNFTVNEQDVLRIRAEAQRRGLTPADLKQFPIEVGLQTETGYPHEGHLDYVAPTLNQSTGTLAVRGLVPNDNRVLLPGYFARVRVPFDRDKNALLVPDTALGSDQGGRYILVVNKDDLVEQRKVQIGAVDNGLRVIESGLKPDDRIVIAGLLRVIPGQKIDPQLTKIEQPQASAK; encoded by the coding sequence ATGACGCGCTCGAATCTCACTTCTCCTGTTCGACGCGAGAGGCAGTGGCGGCAGATCGGCCGGCTAGCTGCTGTCGCGGCGATAGTCGCGCTCGCGGGCTGCGAGGACAAGAACAGCTTCGTGGCACCGCCGCCGCCCAAGGTGGACGTCGCCATACCCGTGCAGCGCCCGGTCACGCGCTATGTCGAGGCCACCGGCAATACCGCGCCGATCAAGAGCGTCGATCTGGTGGCACGGGTGCAGGGCTTCCTGCAATCGATCGACTATCAGGACGGCACCTTCGTCAAGCAGGGCACCCAGCTGTTCACGATCGAGCCCGAGACCTACAAGCTCAAGCTCGATCAGGCGCAGGCGGCCGAAGCCGGCGCGCAGGCCTCGCTCAAGCAGGCGGAAGCCGACTTCAAGCGACAGAGCGATCTGGTGCAGCGGCAGGCCGTATCGCAGGCCACCCTCGACACCTCGACGTCGACCCGCGACAACGCCCAGGCCAATCTCCAGCAGGCCCAGGCCAATACCAGGCTTGCCGAGGTCAACTACGGCTACACCAAGGTGGTCGCGCCGTTCGACGGCATCGTCAGTGCGCACATGGTCTCGATCGGCGAGCTTGTCGGCGTCGCCTCGCCAACCCAGCTCGCGACCATCGTGGCGATGGAGCCGATCTATGTGAACTTCACCGTCAACGAGCAGGACGTGCTGCGGATTCGCGCCGAGGCGCAGCGCCGCGGGCTGACCCCCGCCGATCTCAAGCAGTTTCCGATCGAGGTCGGCCTCCAGACCGAGACCGGCTATCCCCATGAAGGCCACCTCGATTATGTCGCGCCGACCCTCAACCAGTCGACCGGAACGCTCGCGGTGCGCGGCCTCGTCCCCAACGACAATCGGGTGCTGCTGCCCGGCTATTTCGCCCGCGTCCGCGTGCCCTTCGACCGGGACAAGAACGCTCTGCTCGTTCCCGACACCGCGCTCGGCAGCGACCAGGGCGGCCGCTATATCCTGGTGGTCAACAAGGACGATCTGGTCGAGCAGCGCAAGGTGCAGATCGGCGCCGTGGACAACGGCCTGCGCGTGATCGAAAGCGGCCTGAAGCCGGACGACCGCATCGTCATCGCGGGGCTGCTCAGGGTGATTCCGGGCCAGAAGATCGATCCGCAGCTGACCAAGATCGAACAGCCGCAAGCGTCTGCCAAGTGA
- a CDS encoding alkaline phosphatase family protein has protein sequence MKSRFLTTAAIFAVATALACAMPVLADDFGRDRDHDHDHDRHPHEIHTETPIKHLVIIFNENRSFDHYFATYPNAANPSGAIPFVPKPHTPKVNNLANANLLVNNPNNNPANGTGATDPFRLDRTQANTRSQNHAYTPEQQAVDNGKDDLFPKFTGRGTAGGAGAFGTNGQVMGYFDGNTVTAFWNYAQHFAMSDNAWTDTFGPSTPGALEVISGQTNGAVNIVGTSTQTVPDGQGGLTLIGDTDPGIDPCSSTTSTVLMDGKNIGDLLNDEHISWGSFMGGLISRSRMPTARPGAHAAPSRPSWAPPLRTTFRTTPGSSTTSRRPTRPMRGRARSTRSAIPTTSTARSTRPITAMISKTSTLR, from the coding sequence ATGAAATCCAGATTTTTGACGACGGCTGCGATTTTCGCGGTCGCGACGGCACTTGCGTGCGCCATGCCGGTTCTCGCAGACGATTTCGGCCGGGATCGGGATCACGATCACGATCATGATCGCCATCCGCATGAGATCCACACCGAGACGCCGATCAAGCATCTCGTGATCATCTTCAACGAGAACCGCTCGTTCGATCATTACTTCGCGACCTATCCCAACGCGGCCAATCCGTCCGGCGCGATTCCCTTCGTGCCGAAGCCGCATACGCCGAAGGTCAACAATCTCGCCAATGCCAATCTGCTGGTGAACAATCCGAACAACAATCCCGCCAACGGCACCGGCGCGACCGATCCGTTCCGGCTCGATCGTACCCAGGCCAACACGCGTTCGCAGAACCACGCTTACACGCCCGAGCAGCAGGCGGTCGACAACGGCAAGGACGACCTGTTCCCGAAATTCACCGGCCGCGGCACCGCCGGCGGCGCCGGCGCGTTCGGCACCAACGGGCAGGTGATGGGCTATTTCGACGGCAACACCGTCACAGCGTTCTGGAACTACGCCCAGCACTTTGCCATGAGCGACAATGCCTGGACCGACACCTTTGGTCCGTCGACGCCGGGCGCGCTCGAGGTGATCTCGGGCCAGACCAACGGCGCCGTGAATATCGTCGGCACGTCGACACAGACCGTTCCCGACGGCCAGGGCGGACTGACGCTGATCGGCGACACTGATCCGGGCATTGACCCCTGCTCGAGCACGACCAGCACGGTCCTGATGGACGGCAAGAATATCGGCGACCTGCTCAACGACGAGCACATCAGCTGGGGCAGCTTCATGGGCGGCTTGATCTCACGCTCAAGAATGCCAACGGCACGACCGGGTGCGCACGCAGCACCTTCTCGACCGTCGTGGGCGCCGCCACTGCGGACTACATTCCGCACCACGCCTGGTTCCAGTACTACAAGTCGACGGCCAACCCGACCCATGCGCGGCCGAGCTCGGTCCACGCGATCGGCCATACCCACGACCTCAACGGCAAGATCGACCCGGCCAATCACGGCTATGATCTCGAAGACTTCTACGCTGCGGTGA
- a CDS encoding alkaline phosphatase family protein, protein MKAGNFPAVSYIKLPAYQDGHAGYSDPLDEQIGSVELINFLQKQPEWRETAVIVTYDDSDGWYDHQYVAPKSASYDPAADQVNGPGLCGLGPKKQPAPNGLNGKPVNGRCGPGARVPFIVVSPYARANFVSHTYVSQASVVGFIEDNWLHGKRLGGGSFDATTGSIMDLFDFDRDHSHDFRTDALFLDPTAGTVMVSPPDEHHHH, encoded by the coding sequence GTGAAGGCCGGCAATTTTCCGGCGGTTTCCTACATCAAGTTGCCGGCTTACCAGGACGGTCATGCCGGCTATTCTGATCCGCTCGACGAGCAGATCGGGAGTGTCGAGCTGATCAACTTTCTCCAGAAGCAGCCGGAGTGGCGCGAGACCGCCGTCATCGTCACCTATGACGACTCCGACGGCTGGTACGACCACCAGTACGTCGCGCCGAAGAGCGCGTCCTATGATCCGGCCGCCGATCAGGTCAACGGTCCGGGCTTGTGCGGCCTCGGTCCGAAGAAGCAACCGGCGCCGAACGGCCTCAACGGCAAACCGGTGAACGGCCGCTGCGGGCCCGGCGCCCGCGTGCCCTTCATCGTGGTCTCGCCCTATGCGAGGGCGAACTTCGTCAGCCATACCTATGTCTCGCAGGCGTCCGTGGTGGGGTTCATCGAGGACAATTGGCTGCACGGCAAACGCCTGGGCGGTGGCTCGTTCGATGCCACGACCGGATCGATCATGGACCTGTTCGACTTCGATCGGGACCACAGCCACGACTTCCGCACCGACGCGCTGTTCCTCGATCCGACCGCCGGCACGGTCATGGTCAGCCCGCCGGACGAGCACCATCACCACTAG
- a CDS encoding cytochrome-c peroxidase, whose product MHSRTLWLLGAGLLSLAGAVFAAETQAPAEAIPSGLNPNPVHLYRPPSEPLSAMAQLGKAIFFDASLSSSGALSCASCHSPDHAYGPPNDAPVMLGAADLSRQGARAVPSLTYLERQPNFSIGPDKGDDDHVMDLAQMAALGRQSARTTKTAGGNAASAANIVPQGGLFWDGRADTLQDQALFPLLDPNEMDGGSPEIVADKLRHASYAQRFVELFGARVLDNQRLLIAEAMFAAARYQVEEPSFHSYSSKYDHWLEGKAQLSESELRGLQLFNDPDRANCAGCHPSAPTRDGLPPLFTDHQYEALGAPRNAALANNRDPNYFDLGVCGPHRTDISEQTQYCGMFLTPTLRNAATRHAFFHNGVFSTLEQVLDFYNFRDTNPGKFFPRAADGTVQKHDDLPRKYHSNVDVTDPPFNRHAGEKAAMTEQDEADIIAFLKTLTDGYKAEN is encoded by the coding sequence ATGCACAGCCGCACTTTGTGGCTCCTCGGCGCCGGCCTGCTCTCGCTGGCCGGCGCTGTTTTTGCGGCCGAGACGCAAGCACCGGCCGAAGCGATTCCGTCGGGCCTCAATCCGAACCCGGTTCATCTCTATCGCCCGCCCTCCGAACCGCTCTCGGCGATGGCGCAGCTCGGCAAGGCGATCTTCTTCGACGCATCGTTGTCTTCGTCCGGTGCGCTGTCATGCGCATCCTGTCACAGTCCGGATCACGCTTACGGCCCGCCCAATGACGCCCCGGTCATGCTTGGCGCCGCCGATTTGTCGCGGCAGGGTGCGCGTGCCGTTCCGTCGCTGACCTATCTGGAGCGCCAGCCGAATTTCAGCATCGGCCCGGACAAGGGCGACGACGACCACGTCATGGACCTCGCGCAGATGGCCGCGCTCGGCCGGCAGTCCGCACGCACCACGAAAACCGCTGGCGGGAATGCCGCGTCGGCGGCGAACATCGTGCCGCAAGGCGGGCTGTTCTGGGACGGCCGCGCCGACACGCTGCAGGACCAGGCGCTGTTCCCGCTGCTCGATCCCAACGAGATGGACGGCGGCAGCCCCGAGATCGTCGCGGACAAGCTGCGCCATGCGTCTTACGCCCAGCGTTTCGTCGAGCTGTTCGGCGCCCGCGTGCTCGACAATCAGCGGCTCCTGATCGCGGAGGCGATGTTTGCGGCGGCGCGCTATCAGGTCGAAGAGCCGAGCTTCCATTCCTACAGCAGCAAGTACGATCACTGGCTCGAGGGCAAGGCGCAGCTGAGCGAGAGCGAACTGCGCGGCCTGCAATTGTTCAACGATCCCGACAGGGCCAACTGCGCCGGCTGCCATCCCTCGGCGCCGACCCGCGATGGCCTGCCACCGTTGTTCACCGACCATCAATACGAGGCGCTCGGCGCGCCGCGCAACGCAGCGCTCGCGAATAATCGCGATCCGAACTATTTCGATCTCGGCGTCTGCGGGCCGCATCGCACCGACATCTCCGAGCAGACGCAATATTGCGGCATGTTCCTGACCCCGACATTGCGCAACGCCGCAACGCGCCACGCCTTCTTCCATAATGGCGTCTTCAGCACTCTCGAGCAGGTACTCGATTTCTATAATTTCCGTGACACCAACCCGGGAAAATTTTTTCCGCGCGCCGCCGACGGCACGGTGCAGAAGCACGACGACCTGCCGCGAAAATATCACTCCAATGTCGACGTCACCGATCCGCCGTTCAATCGTCATGCCGGCGAGAAGGCGGCAATGACCGAGCAGGACGAGGCCGACATTATCGCGTTCCTGAAGACGCTGACCGACGGCTACAAGGCGGAAAACTAG